A window of Leclercia adecarboxylata contains these coding sequences:
- the nhoA gene encoding N-hydroxyarylamine O-acetyltransferase, whose amino-acid sequence MTPFLTAYFVRTGWQQPVSVDIATLRALHLHHNSAIPFENIDVVLPREIQLDDQSLVDKLVTARRGGYCFEQNGLFERVLREVGFNVRSLLGRVVLANPPHMPPRTHRLLLIDLEGERWIADVGFGGQTLTAPIRLIAEEEQATPHGLYRLINDGSDWVLQFRHHEHWQSMYHFDLAAQYQADYVMGNFWSAHWPQSHFRHHLLMCRHLPDGGKLTLTNFHFTHWQEGHAVEQINLPDAAALYQLMQERFGLGVTDAKHGFTLAELTAVMAGFETHPQAGK is encoded by the coding sequence ATGACCCCGTTTTTGACTGCGTATTTCGTCCGTACCGGCTGGCAGCAGCCGGTTTCTGTGGATATCGCCACCCTGCGAGCGCTGCATCTGCATCACAACAGCGCCATCCCGTTTGAGAATATTGATGTGGTTCTGCCCCGTGAGATCCAGCTCGACGATCAATCCCTGGTCGATAAGCTGGTCACCGCCCGCCGGGGCGGGTACTGCTTTGAGCAGAACGGCCTGTTCGAGCGGGTATTGCGCGAGGTGGGTTTTAACGTACGCAGCCTGCTGGGCCGGGTGGTGCTGGCGAATCCGCCCCACATGCCGCCGCGCACCCATCGCCTGCTGCTGATCGATCTGGAGGGGGAACGCTGGATCGCCGACGTGGGGTTTGGCGGGCAGACCCTGACCGCGCCCATTCGTCTGATTGCCGAAGAGGAGCAGGCGACGCCCCACGGGCTGTACCGGCTGATCAACGACGGCAGCGACTGGGTGCTACAGTTCCGTCATCACGAGCACTGGCAGTCGATGTATCACTTCGATCTCGCCGCACAGTATCAGGCCGATTACGTGATGGGCAACTTCTGGTCCGCGCACTGGCCGCAGTCCCATTTCCGTCATCATCTTTTGATGTGCCGCCATCTTCCCGACGGCGGCAAGCTGACCCTCACTAACTTCCACTTCACCCACTGGCAGGAGGGTCACGCGGTGGAACAGATTAACCTGCCGGATGCGGCAGCGCTGTATCAGCTGATGCAGGAGCGGTTTGGGCTGGGCGTAACCGATGCGAAGCACGGCTTTACCCTGGCAGAACTGACGGCGGTGATGGCCGGGTTTGAAACCCATCCGCAGGCGGGGAAATAG
- a CDS encoding ABC transporter permease codes for MNPKYLSVTTLGLLLILVAFPLTFILLQAVFPQFSAGQFSGAFSGISTLLAESQLPGMLSGTLQIALGVALVSALIGFPLGVARGLFNLPLPKLWDLLFLIPFLTPPYIAALSWMLVLQTNGYLQQLTGLNLNDLLFSKSGIVLVMALNIFPVVYFAVSRSLLASGQRLAQVARVHGASPGRAFWHITLPMLSPSLAAGMLLAFTLAIEEFGVPAALGTRAGVLMLTTDIEKKLADWPIDLSGASMLSVVLVAIALSAWWLQKKLTGHQDVTSITGKPTENMGANAGVFTLPLVALMALVGGIAVILPGASMALSGVLGTLSGGVTLTNLTAAHYAALFSQQGDALSALGTSLSLALGAACITGALGLLAAWLVVVQKIKGRGLLDALSLMPAALPGVVVGVGLILLWNRPFWPVSPYNSWAILLLSYCCLLLPWPVRYVGSALRQLGGNLEPAARVHGASALQALRFIVLPLVSPAMLAAMLMVFAIASRELVTSLLLAPAGTQTVSVFIWRQFEQGSVGQGMAMATLTLLTGLVLMLTALGIMQRSTRG; via the coding sequence GTGAATCCTAAATATCTTTCGGTGACGACGCTGGGGCTACTGCTGATCCTGGTGGCGTTTCCGCTCACCTTTATACTGCTGCAGGCGGTGTTCCCGCAGTTCAGTGCCGGGCAGTTTTCCGGGGCGTTTAGCGGCATCAGCACGCTTCTGGCCGAGTCGCAGCTGCCGGGCATGCTGAGCGGAACGCTGCAAATCGCCCTCGGCGTGGCGCTGGTCAGCGCCCTGATCGGCTTTCCCCTTGGCGTGGCCCGCGGCCTGTTCAACCTGCCGCTGCCAAAGCTCTGGGACCTGCTGTTCCTGATCCCGTTTTTAACCCCGCCCTATATCGCCGCGCTATCGTGGATGCTGGTGCTGCAAACCAACGGCTATCTGCAACAGCTAACCGGGCTCAACCTCAACGATCTGCTGTTCAGCAAGAGCGGTATAGTGCTGGTGATGGCCCTGAACATCTTCCCGGTGGTCTATTTTGCCGTGTCCCGCAGCCTGCTGGCGAGCGGACAGCGTCTGGCCCAGGTGGCCCGCGTCCACGGCGCCAGCCCCGGTCGGGCCTTCTGGCATATCACCTTACCGATGCTCTCACCGTCGCTGGCGGCGGGGATGCTGTTGGCCTTCACTCTGGCAATCGAAGAGTTTGGCGTGCCCGCAGCCCTCGGGACGCGCGCTGGCGTGCTGATGCTGACCACCGATATCGAGAAAAAGCTCGCCGACTGGCCGATCGACCTCTCGGGTGCGTCGATGCTCTCGGTTGTGCTGGTGGCTATCGCCCTCAGCGCCTGGTGGCTGCAGAAAAAGCTGACCGGTCATCAGGATGTGACCAGTATTACCGGGAAACCGACGGAGAACATGGGGGCGAATGCGGGGGTGTTTACGCTGCCGCTTGTCGCGCTCATGGCCCTGGTGGGGGGTATCGCGGTGATCCTGCCGGGGGCGTCGATGGCGCTGTCCGGCGTACTGGGAACCTTGTCCGGCGGGGTGACGCTGACGAACCTGACCGCCGCCCACTATGCTGCGCTCTTCAGTCAGCAGGGGGATGCGCTGTCTGCGCTGGGCACCAGCCTGTCGCTGGCTCTGGGCGCAGCCTGTATCACCGGAGCGCTGGGGCTGCTGGCCGCCTGGCTGGTGGTGGTGCAGAAGATCAAAGGCCGCGGATTGCTGGATGCGCTGTCCCTGATGCCTGCCGCCTTGCCGGGCGTGGTGGTCGGGGTGGGGCTGATCCTGCTGTGGAACCGCCCGTTCTGGCCGGTGTCCCCTTATAACAGCTGGGCGATATTGCTGCTGTCCTATTGCTGCCTGCTGCTGCCGTGGCCGGTGCGCTATGTGGGCAGCGCGCTGCGCCAGCTCGGGGGTAATCTCGAGCCCGCCGCGCGGGTGCATGGCGCCTCGGCATTGCAGGCGCTGCGGTTTATCGTGTTGCCGCTGGTCTCTCCGGCAATGCTGGCGGCGATGCTGATGGTATTTGCTATTGCCTCCCGGGAGCTGGTCACCTCGCTGCTGCTGGCCCCGGCGGGTACGCAAACCGTGTCGGTGTTTATCTGGCGGCAGTTCGAGCAGGGCTCCGTCGGGCAGGGAATGGCCATGGCCACCCTGACGCTGCTGACCGGGCTGGTGTTGATGCTGACCGCCCTCGGGATCATGCAGCGCTCAACGCGCGGGTAA